CTGATATCACATGGAAGACAAGTAGAATCGGGAAACCCTCTAGCTTGTCTTTTTCTTTTGTCGATCGAGGTATCTATCAGGATAAAACTTCATTCACTGTACAGAATGGCGATATCGTACGCTTTATGAAAGATGGAACGAACGTTTTTTACGGTTATGTTTTCTCTGTCATTGGTGGAATGGATGAGGATGTAAAGGTAACTGCTTATGACCAGCTCAGGTATTTGCTAACGAATGATACCTATGTATTTGCAAAGAAAACAGCAACAGAAATTATTAAGCAGATTACAGAAGATGTGGGCCTAAAAGTAGGGGAGCTTGAAAACAGTGGTCACAAGATACCTACTATGATTGAGGATAACCAAAAACTACTAGATATCATTTGGAAAGCGTTGGATTTATCTATCGTTGCCAACGGAAGAAACCTTGTGTTCTATGATGATTTTGGCAAGTTGGTCCTGAAAGACTCCACTAAGATGCTGCTTGATTTTTACTTAGGTGATGATAGCTTAATGACCGATTATGCCATAGATCGGAATATTGATTCGGACACGTATAACAGAGTAAAGATTGTGCAGGACAATAAGAAAACAAAGAAGCGAGATGTATACATTGCCCAAGACTCAGCAAATATCGCCAAATGGGGACGTTTGCAGTTGTTTGAAAAAGTGGATGAGGGCATGACGAAAGCACAGATCAAGCAACTACTTGATACATTAATTGCTGTAAAAAACAAAGAGACACAGAGATTATCGCTTACTGCTATTGGCGATATCCGAGTAAGAGCAGGCTGTTTTGTTCCAGTTTCCATTGAGAGACTAGGGATTAACCAGCCTTTTCTTGTGGACGAATGTACTCATAAATTTGATGGCTCAGAACACACGATGACAGTCGATCTAAAGGTGGTGTAAAAGCATGCTAGAAGCAATTAAACAAATAGTCGTAGGGGTTGATGAAGCAAGTAATCGGGTGGCTATTTTTTACGGGACCGTGACCAGCGATAAACCTTTAGAGGTCAACGTCGATCAACGATTCACACTGACAGAGGAGTTTCTAGTCATTCCAGAACGGCTTACCTTATATGAAGTTGATCTAAGCCACACCCATACCTACACCGATGTAACACCAACTGGTACGGTCAATAAGAACACAGGTGTAGCTTTACCAGAGAAATTAATTATTCGGCGTGCTTTTAAAGTCGGTGATACGGTCTTACTCATGCGTGTACAAGGTGGAAACAGTTATGTTGTACTGGATCGGGTGGTGGCCACATGATTCTGCCACAAGGCTCTACAATTGATTCAGTCACTTTGGAAGAGGTGGAACAACCGAGTAAAACATATAAGCTAGACCTTGTAAATAAACGCATAGTCGGCTTTGTAGACGGTCTGGACGCGGTTAAACAGGCTGTATTTAAAATACTTTCTACCATTCGCTTTGAATACCTCATTTACTCTCATGACTACGGATTCGAGTCCCAAAGCATGGAGGATGAGGCTATTTTTCGTTCTGAGATACAACGGTGTGTCAGGGAGGCTCTTTTGCAAGATGACCGTATCCTTGATGTGACAGACTTTAAAATCACGATAGAAGGAGACACGTCTTTAACTGAGTTTGTTGTCGTATCTAAGTATGGTGATTTTAAAGAGACAAAGCAGGTGGCGCGATGAAATGGACATTTGAGTCTTTATTCCAATTCATGCTTGATCAGGTACGTGATGATGTAGACAAAAGACCTGATAGTAGTGTGATCTATGATGCGCTTTCTTCTGTAGCTTTAGCTATTATCAAGATACAAACTGAACAAGAGATAAACGAAAATCTGTACTATGCTGACACCGCGACAGGAGAATATTTGGATCGAAGGACAGAAGAAGATGGAATTGAAAGGCGTCTGGCAACGAATGCAAAGCGTAAGGGTGTATTCTACGACCAAGAAGGCAGATTGTTTGATATTCCACTCAGAAGTAGATATTCGCATGAAGACTTGAATTTTATTGCATTAGAACGACTAGCAGCAGGTGAATTTCTCTTAGAGTGTGAGACATCTGGTTCGGCTGGAAACATGGTATTTGGTTCCCTTATTCCAATCGAATACATTGAGGGACTAGGAAAAGGAGAAATCACAGATGTTTTAATACCTGGGGCCGATGAGGAAGACAATGAATCGCTACGAAAAAGATATTTTGATGCACAAGAAAGTAAGCCGTTCGGAGGCAACATTGCAGATTACAAAGAAAAGGTAGGAAACATACCAGGTGTTGGGGGTGTACAAGTCACGCCTGCTTGGAAAGGTGGAGGCACAGTCAAATGTACCATTATAGGTAGTGACTACAATCCGCCGTCACAAAAGTTGGTGGATGATGTCCAAACCTTTGTTGATCCAGTAGTGAATAGTGGTCTTGGCTTAGGATTAGCTCCTATGGGGCATCGGGTTACGATAGTGGGCAACAAAAAGAAAACGATAGACCTACGTACTAAACTAATCTTGGAGGCTGACATGCATCCAGATCAAATAAAAGGCGATGTCGAAAAGGTCTATTCCGATTATCTCCTAGAGCTACGTAAGGCATGGAAAAATACAAAGAAAACCGTTGTTCGTATCAGTCAGATCGAGTCACGGTTTCTTTCTATTGCAGGGGTATTAGACGTAATGGATTCTACATTAAACGGTTCCTCTGGAAATCTGGAGTTAGACACGGAAGAAGCGCCGTATATGGGGGCGGTGACGATTGTCTAATGAATTAATGAAATATCTTCCCCCGTACTATCATGACATTCTCGAAATGCAAGAATATACACGTGCAGCCTCTCTTGCTGTCGATATGGTAGCCAAAGCTGTTGAACAAGAGTTAGCAGACCAATTCATCGAAACAGCAAGCGAAAAGGGCATAGCTCGCCGTGAGAGAATGCTACGGATTAAACCAAGAAGTGATGAGACACTGGAGTTCCGTAGGATGAGGCTAAAGAATCGAAAATCTATCAAACCGCCATTTACAGAGAGTTGGCTACAGCATCAATTAGACCGTTTACTCGGCAAAGGAAGGGTAACGGTTGAGATTGATATCCTCAATTTCATTCTTAGTGTTAACGCTGAAATCGAAAATGCACCAGCTTTCCGAGAAGTGGAGCATACAGTTCGGACAACGATTCCAGCTAATCTAGTGTATCAGCAGCGAACACAAATTAGAGAAAGTATCACTCTTTCAGAAAAGATCATTAAACAAACGATTGTTCGTCAAACAAGACTTTCTACTACATGGAGGCTAGGCCGGACACCGTTTGCAGAGGCACTAGATGAAAAAGAAGTGATTCAGCTTCCTCTAAACCGACTCACAAAACTTTCAACAAAATGGCAAGTAGGTTCCACTCCATTTGCGGAGGCGATAAGAGATGATAACCAATGATTTGATACTAGATACAACGAATTTTGTAAAGGGCAAGCTAAAGAAAATAACGCTTAATGGTTCATTTGAAGTTACAGGCTTTACGGTAACGCAAGATAAAAACCTTTTGTTCGTAGAGTTTTCAGTAAGCCCTTCTGATGTTCAATTGATCAATCTAATTGAGATTCGCGATTCCGAATCAACCGTAGTTAGTTCCAGCGTAGTCTATGTTCCTATCAATTCAGAAACGATTATTAAACACACAATTACGATTAAGGAGGGGTGATACATGTTTAATGCAAAAACAGATTGGAAATACGATGAGATCGTTACAGAGAAGGACATGAACCGAATAGAAAAGGGAATCGGGGATGCTCACACGGCTGTAGACAATATACAAAAGAAGCTCACACCAGAAGGTATAGGGGCAGAAACTCCAGCAGGAGCGCAAAATAAAGTTTCCGTACACGAAGCGAAAGGTGCGCCACACGCTGACCACGTGAAAGGCAATATGCGTATTACAGTATCAACAACAGCTCCATCTAACCCAAATAAAAATGACATTTGGATCGTAATTTGAGGTGAGACTATGGCTAAAATTCAACTGGCTAACGGACAAACAGTTAAGGCAATTCGTGTTTGGGATGGAGTGAAGTGGACGGATCGGATTGGACGAGTCTACACCGATAAGTGGTTAGATTTTATTTCTTACTATGAAAAGTATTTATATACTGGTCTAGGATGGGGGGGGAATAGTAATTATCCCCTTGAGATGGTGCAATTCAGTTACGATGGTGCAGAAAAGAATCGTTATAATTTTAATATAAACGGAATTTGCAATACCCTCGAAACTGATCCTAACGGAAATGTTTATTACGGACATACAAAAGGATATGCTATCTTCGATAAAAGCCTTGGGATTATTAGAAGTAGTAATTCTTATGTTACGGATATTGCTGTAAGTAAAAACGGAGATTACGCTTTTATATCTAACTACGGAGCATATGATAATGTAGCGCTATTTTTTATGTCTAAAAACGGAGAAACAAAAAAAATAGTAGAGATTCCAAAAAGAAATCCATATATGGTCAACAGAGGTATGTGTTACGACAATGAAGGTAATATCTACACACATATAAATCCGGGAGAATTGACTAAATTTGATGTTGCTGGTAACAAGCTTTTATCCTTCCAAGTACCAACAACATCTTATGGTTATTCTTACGGGAGTATTGATATTGATAATGACGGGAATTTATATCGTTTGAGGGATGAAACTATAGAAAAATATGATAAAACAGGGAAGTTAATAAAGAATGTGAAATTATCTGATAAACGAGATGTTAGGGGGTGTCTTTACGTTGATAAGGATTTTGTTTTTGTAGCTATAGCAAACTACTTTTCAACAGGTACAATGGGAGAAGTGGAAGATTCATTGATTAAACTCACCAAGAACCTTGAAGTTGTTCAAAGGATAAATGGCGAAAGATTTAAAACAGGTAGCGACCCGTCATTTGGTGATTCTATATATTGTGACCGAGAGAATGGAGTTTATACGGTAGGAGTAGGAAAAGTTCGAAAAAACTCTAAGAATGATCTTTCACTTATTTTGGAAAAGAATCTTAACATAGGCTCTTTAAACGGCGGTAAGTGCGCTTGTACACCGGGACGATATGGAGCATTTGGAGAAGTATAAAGGAGGGAATTTATTTGTATTTACTTGTTGGTAGTAAACAATCAGAAGAAAAGTTGACTGTACAGGAAATTTATAACCTAGATCATCCTGATAACACAGGAATAACACCTGATAGCTTTGAGAATTCCGTAATAGTTAGTGATCTGCTTGTACCCTCAGCAGAAAAACAAATTGGAAAAAGGGAAGTACATTGTGTAAATCCGAAAACTAAGGAGCAATTCTGGGAATACGTTGATCGACCACTTACACAAGATGAAGAGATATTACAGTTAAAACAGGACAAACAGATGTTACAGCTTGCGATCACTGATTTATATGAGCAATTCCTTGCACAATCTACTACAGGAAAGGACGTGGAATAATTGAAATATATTGCAAAAATCTACTGTGATTTAATAAACGATGGGGTGAAGGCGCTGGAAGAAGTACCTAGTTGTATACGCCCCGAAGTCGAACAACTACTAACTGAAAAGTAAGCGCCTTTTCCGATCTGGAGAGGGCGTTTTTTAATGGGAGCTTTGGCTCCCTATTTTATTTGCCCCAAGGGGGTGATAAGGAGAGGGAAGCATGGAGGAGCAAATTTTTAATTCTTTATTAACACAAGGACCATTTGCGCTTTTATTTGTATGGCTATTGTTTTCTACAAAAAAAGAGGGAAGGGAACGGGAAACAAGATTGGTAAAACAGGCCGAGGAACGCGAAACAAAGCTTATGGACCATAACGAACGAATGGTAATCCAACTGGAACGAAATACAGGTACATTACAGCAGATTGAACGCAGTCTAAACGGCTTAGAAAACGAATTACAAGAACTAAAAGAAAAGGTGGGCTAATGATGATAGAGATTGGTTTAGTAATTGCAGTAGTAATGGCGTCAGGAGCATGGCTTAAAACGCGGAGTTGGTTCCCAAATGATTACATTCCTCTTGCTATTGTTGTCATGGCAGTTGCTTATAATGCGATCAATGCTTTGCTGTTCGGGGGAGATTTACTCGAAGCTGGCAAGATGGCTTTTATTGAGGCGACGGCTGCTATCGGAATTCATTCGGGAGTTAAGAATTCGTTTCAGAAGGGAGAAGTGGAGTAATGCAGACTATACAAGATTTTGTTCCAGCAGGGCAAAAGAACCGTCCGGGGCGTAAAATGATTCCGAAATACATCACGATTCATAATACAGGCAATGCAGGAAAAGGCGCTGATGCTCTTTCTCATGCTAAATACATCAAAGGTGATGCGGCTGAACAAAGACAAGCATCTTGGCATTTCACTGTAGATGATAAACGCATCATTCAGCATCTGCCGTTAGATGAAATGGCATGGCATTGCGGTGATGGTAATGGCCCTGGTAACTCATCATCTATTGGAATTGAAATTTGTGAGAACATTGACGGAGATATCCGAAAAGCAGAGGACTTAGCTGCTCAACTGGCTGCTGATCTACTAAAGCAGTTCAATCTTGGAATTGATAGAGTTAAGCAACATTGGGATTGGAGTGGGAAGAACTGCCCTCACGTTTTAAGAGCGCGTCCCAATGGCTGGAGAGACTTTGTAGCATTAATTAAATCAAAAGGAGAGGTTCAAATGAAACCAGAGGTAGCGAATGAAATTATCAGCCATTTACAAGGACAATGGGCTTTTTACAATCAAATGGGTATGAAGGATGATGCTGTGAGGATCGGGCAACTGGCAGATGAGTTGAGGGTTGCTAGTGGACAGAAAGTACAAAATAAATAAGCACAAAACCCTCCTCTAATCGGGAGGGTTTCATTCTTTTCTTGACAATCATCTCTGCAACCATTTTGCTTATTTTCATGAAATTTTGCAACCAACGTTCATGAATCGACGAACGGAGTTTAACTCCACTCGTCATAGTTATTTAAACAACTTACCAATCACCTTAAATATATCAAACGTAGTCCTGTTGTAAACTTTATTATAAGCATACTTCTTAGGATTTCTGAGCCATCCCCAACCTCTAGGCATCTTCAATCCAGCTCGATGTACTAACTGTCTTTTTAGGCTTGTCCTAGCTGCTACACGCTTTTTGAAACTCGGCTTACGTATTCCAAACTTCATAGCAACCACCCTTTATTTTGATTTAGCGAGACGAAGATAATACGAAAACCCTCTGACGAAATTTAAACCGCTAGAGGGTTTTCGATTATTAGGTTGTGGTGTTTTCATTTATTATTTTTTCGCAAAAGAGCCACTAATAAAGCAATAGTGAATGATTGAGCGATTGCAAGTAATATCACCATATTCTCAATAAAAGAACCTTTGGTACTTCCGATAACTAAAAACACTAAAAACATTATTGCCATCGTGAGTAACCAGTATAGTATAACGCGTAATACCACAGAAGCTTCTCTCCTTCAAATCAATAGTTTATAGTGTCTAACATTAGCGGAAAAACCAGCAATAAGGTTGGATAAATTAAAGTTCTGGATACTTAAATTCTA
This is a stretch of genomic DNA from Brevibacillus laterosporus DSM 25. It encodes these proteins:
- a CDS encoding XkdQ/YqbQ family protein, with the protein product MELLIDNKKGNVWDITDITTDITWKTSRIGKPSSLSFSFVDRGIYQDKTSFTVQNGDIVRFMKDGTNVFYGYVFSVIGGMDEDVKVTAYDQLRYLLTNDTYVFAKKTATEIIKQITEDVGLKVGELENSGHKIPTMIEDNQKLLDIIWKALDLSIVANGRNLVFYDDFGKLVLKDSTKMLLDFYLGDDSLMTDYAIDRNIDSDTYNRVKIVQDNKKTKKRDVYIAQDSANIAKWGRLQLFEKVDEGMTKAQIKQLLDTLIAVKNKETQRLSLTAIGDIRVRAGCFVPVSIERLGINQPFLVDECTHKFDGSEHTMTVDLKVV
- a CDS encoding DUF2577 domain-containing protein — its product is MLEAIKQIVVGVDEASNRVAIFYGTVTSDKPLEVNVDQRFTLTEEFLVIPERLTLYEVDLSHTHTYTDVTPTGTVNKNTGVALPEKLIIRRAFKVGDTVLLMRVQGGNSYVVLDRVVAT
- a CDS encoding DUF2634 domain-containing protein, which produces MILPQGSTIDSVTLEEVEQPSKTYKLDLVNKRIVGFVDGLDAVKQAVFKILSTIRFEYLIYSHDYGFESQSMEDEAIFRSEIQRCVREALLQDDRILDVTDFKITIEGDTSLTEFVVVSKYGDFKETKQVAR
- a CDS encoding baseplate J/gp47 family protein, with protein sequence MKWTFESLFQFMLDQVRDDVDKRPDSSVIYDALSSVALAIIKIQTEQEINENLYYADTATGEYLDRRTEEDGIERRLATNAKRKGVFYDQEGRLFDIPLRSRYSHEDLNFIALERLAAGEFLLECETSGSAGNMVFGSLIPIEYIEGLGKGEITDVLIPGADEEDNESLRKRYFDAQESKPFGGNIADYKEKVGNIPGVGGVQVTPAWKGGGTVKCTIIGSDYNPPSQKLVDDVQTFVDPVVNSGLGLGLAPMGHRVTIVGNKKKTIDLRTKLILEADMHPDQIKGDVEKVYSDYLLELRKAWKNTKKTVVRISQIESRFLSIAGVLDVMDSTLNGSSGNLELDTEEAPYMGAVTIV
- a CDS encoding putative phage tail protein; this translates as MSNELMKYLPPYYHDILEMQEYTRAASLAVDMVAKAVEQELADQFIETASEKGIARRERMLRIKPRSDETLEFRRMRLKNRKSIKPPFTESWLQHQLDRLLGKGRVTVEIDILNFILSVNAEIENAPAFREVEHTVRTTIPANLVYQQRTQIRESITLSEKIIKQTIVRQTRLSTTWRLGRTPFAEALDEKEVIQLPLNRLTKLSTKWQVGSTPFAEAIRDDNQ
- a CDS encoding BhlA/UviB family holin-like peptide, producing the protein MEEQIFNSLLTQGPFALLFVWLLFSTKKEGRERETRLVKQAEERETKLMDHNERMVIQLERNTGTLQQIERSLNGLENELQELKEKVG
- a CDS encoding N-acetylmuramoyl-L-alanine amidase family protein, whose product is MQTIQDFVPAGQKNRPGRKMIPKYITIHNTGNAGKGADALSHAKYIKGDAAEQRQASWHFTVDDKRIIQHLPLDEMAWHCGDGNGPGNSSSIGIEICENIDGDIRKAEDLAAQLAADLLKQFNLGIDRVKQHWDWSGKNCPHVLRARPNGWRDFVALIKSKGEVQMKPEVANEIISHLQGQWAFYNQMGMKDDAVRIGQLADELRVASGQKVQNK